A genomic segment from uncultured Alistipes sp. encodes:
- a CDS encoding endo-1,4-beta-xylanase gives MKSTMFRHVLIVPLACTAWLAGCGDDDTESASTQGMTTPTLGDVVVVESSLTHNAVTLRGSLVDWGGDPDVCGLCWGTVQNPTVDVLTKMNVSVSEPGSFDIQLTDLLPETSYYARAYARNRRGLVYSAQVQFTTLAESPELMDYAEVGSVELVGEPERVSATFSSEIVSDGGGTLRSAGLCVGEDHMPTAETGTLVGMSSPKVGAFVLDVGSLTPGTTYYVRAFAENAKGVVYGDEELEFKTEEADMTLKGNAGPLLIGGTAEVPLNTNPTTEDIIDTEYNVLQIPCYPTAWNNWSSLEVFDLSAQKAWVDWCVERGKKSIGHFLMSHNTYYPSWLTSPSTPWTVEQLSEMLENRIKNVLESMGGDRVDMWTVVNEATILANKKGSYRSCVWTPLGTEPEESGLGYNEANVEKEIPVYIRLSFEFARKYAPEAELILSDAGFELSLETDKRCCAFRQLVKHLLAKGTPIDAVALQTHIKFGKAGFDDPENTPRWDLLEKHIKWLKNTGLKVYLNEVDMSQTFTVPTTLTETQLENQKKAYKKCVNTAIGAGIDGIFFWGLGDGHDPSFRPYDSAQMYDYDHNRKPAFYGVLEALMANYPSAE, from the coding sequence ATGAAATCAACGATGTTCCGGCACGTATTGATCGTGCCTTTGGCCTGCACTGCCTGGTTGGCCGGTTGCGGAGACGATGACACGGAATCCGCTTCGACGCAAGGTATGACTACGCCTACTTTGGGGGATGTTGTGGTCGTCGAATCCTCTTTGACGCACAATGCCGTCACTCTGCGAGGCAGCCTCGTGGATTGGGGTGGGGATCCCGATGTATGCGGACTCTGCTGGGGAACGGTGCAGAACCCCACGGTGGATGTGCTCACCAAAATGAATGTTTCGGTGTCGGAGCCGGGCAGTTTCGATATTCAGCTTACCGATCTACTTCCCGAAACTTCCTATTATGCGCGTGCTTATGCTCGGAATCGGAGAGGGTTGGTCTATAGTGCTCAGGTGCAGTTTACGACGTTGGCCGAATCGCCTGAGTTGATGGACTATGCCGAGGTCGGTTCGGTCGAACTGGTGGGAGAGCCCGAGCGGGTGAGTGCAACGTTCAGTTCCGAAATCGTTAGCGACGGCGGCGGAACATTGCGCAGTGCCGGATTGTGTGTCGGGGAGGATCACATGCCGACGGCCGAGACCGGAACGCTGGTCGGGATGTCGTCTCCGAAGGTCGGGGCTTTCGTTCTTGATGTGGGGAGTCTGACTCCCGGAACGACCTACTACGTGCGGGCTTTTGCCGAGAATGCCAAGGGAGTCGTGTATGGGGACGAGGAGTTGGAATTCAAGACCGAGGAGGCTGACATGACACTCAAGGGCAATGCCGGACCACTGCTGATCGGAGGGACGGCTGAAGTACCGCTGAATACGAATCCGACGACCGAGGATATCATCGATACCGAGTACAACGTTTTACAGATCCCGTGCTATCCGACGGCGTGGAACAACTGGTCTTCGCTGGAGGTGTTCGACCTTTCGGCCCAGAAAGCCTGGGTGGACTGGTGCGTAGAGCGGGGCAAGAAGAGTATCGGGCACTTCCTGATGTCGCACAATACCTATTATCCGAGCTGGCTTACGTCGCCTTCGACACCGTGGACGGTCGAGCAACTCTCCGAGATGCTCGAAAACCGGATCAAGAATGTTCTCGAGTCGATGGGCGGCGATCGGGTGGATATGTGGACCGTAGTGAACGAAGCGACAATCCTGGCCAACAAGAAGGGATCCTATCGATCGTGTGTCTGGACGCCGCTCGGAACCGAACCTGAAGAGTCTGGTTTGGGATACAACGAGGCCAATGTTGAAAAGGAGATTCCGGTCTATATCCGGTTGTCCTTCGAATTTGCCCGTAAATACGCTCCTGAGGCGGAGTTGATTCTGAGCGATGCGGGCTTCGAACTCAGTCTGGAAACGGACAAGCGGTGCTGTGCCTTCCGACAGTTGGTCAAGCACCTTCTGGCCAAGGGTACGCCGATTGACGCCGTGGCGCTGCAGACACACATCAAGTTCGGGAAGGCCGGTTTCGATGATCCGGAGAATACGCCGCGTTGGGACCTGCTCGAAAAGCATATCAAGTGGCTCAAGAATACGGGCCTGAAGGTCTATCTCAATGAGGTGGACATGTCGCAGACCTTTACGGTCCCGACCACTCTGACCGAAACGCAGTTGGAAAATCAGAAGAAGGCCTACAAGAAGTGCGTCAACACGGCAATTGGGGCAGGAATCGACGGAATCTTCTTCTGGGGGCTGGGCGATGGTCACGATCCTTCGTTTCGGCCCTACGATTCGGCTCAGATGTACGATTACGATCACAATCGGAAACCGGCCTTTTACGGTGTCCTTGAGGCGTTGATGGCAAACTATCCTTCTGCAGAGTAA
- a CDS encoding glycosyl hydrolase 2 galactose-binding domain-containing protein, translated as MMLKKQIFRLLCFAAWAALNVSVVGAVERCELHEGWRFRQARLQQWRPASVPGVVHLDLLACGLIEDPFFRLNERNVQWVDKEDWVYETTFDLPTGMWSRQCHRLVFKGLDTYADVELNGEKILSADNMFREWRVDVSGRLRKEGNVLRVYFHSPIKVDLPKWEALPYRYEAGNDQSQNGGLFEKKVSVFARKAGYHYGWDWGPRLVTSGIWRPVVLEAWDDVLLEDVAVAQQRVSQRSAEIACEVEITAREVTPGARVAVYDAGAERLLGEVACDLKPGNNRVRVEFTLRNPRLWWCNGLGSPELYDFRTELSVDGRMADSRTVTTGIRSIELVRERDADGQSFYFRLNGVRVFAKGANYIPSDSFLPRVTRADYEKTVADAAAVHMNMLRVWGGGIYEDDAFYDLCDRYGLLVWQDFMFACSLYPAEGALLENIRCEAVDNVKRLRNHPSIAVWCGNNENQTAWFSWGWKENYERQNPAWAEKIWKEYADQYFVTLADVVREYGNGVAYTPSSPFSSPDKGQADNEGDRHFWGVWNATHPISAFRDERSRFFSEYGFQSFPELATVMRYAPEAEDWNILSDAMMWHQRGGMNANERIRKQLLKEYREPKDFESFLYMTQILQADAVKIAMEAHRREKPYCMGTLFWQINDCWPVASWSSRDYYGRWKALHYFAAKAFDDILVSPVARAGKLELWVVSDRQQAVNGSLEAVAWTMDGKRAGTFRQSVRLQADESRKCAEIALDGLLGGQAPEEVVVQVLFTPRGERKIYSNNCFLAKQKEMAYPEVRVDTAAAATDSGIRLTLRCDGFARGVCLGLNDAEGFFSDNYFDLMPGHPVSVEVRTDLTPGEFVRLLTIKTLRDAY; from the coding sequence ATGATGCTGAAAAAACAGATATTCCGCTTGTTGTGTTTCGCAGCGTGGGCAGCCTTGAACGTCTCCGTTGTCGGGGCTGTCGAGCGCTGTGAACTACACGAAGGGTGGCGTTTCCGACAAGCGCGGCTTCAGCAGTGGCGGCCAGCCTCGGTGCCGGGCGTTGTCCACCTGGACTTGCTGGCCTGTGGGTTGATTGAGGATCCCTTCTTCCGTCTGAATGAACGCAACGTACAATGGGTCGACAAGGAGGACTGGGTCTATGAAACGACCTTCGACCTGCCGACTGGAATGTGGAGCCGCCAATGTCACCGCCTTGTTTTCAAGGGTCTGGATACCTATGCCGATGTCGAACTGAACGGAGAGAAGATCCTCTCTGCCGACAACATGTTCCGCGAATGGCGGGTGGATGTCTCCGGACGGCTGCGGAAGGAAGGCAATGTGCTCCGGGTCTATTTCCATTCGCCGATCAAGGTCGACTTGCCGAAGTGGGAGGCACTGCCGTACCGTTATGAGGCTGGGAATGACCAGTCGCAAAACGGCGGGTTGTTTGAAAAAAAGGTGAGTGTTTTCGCCCGGAAGGCGGGCTACCATTATGGCTGGGACTGGGGTCCGCGTCTGGTGACCTCTGGGATCTGGCGACCGGTGGTTCTTGAGGCGTGGGATGATGTGCTCCTCGAAGATGTTGCGGTGGCGCAGCAACGGGTTTCGCAGCGTTCGGCAGAGATTGCCTGCGAAGTCGAGATTACAGCCCGGGAGGTGACTCCCGGAGCACGGGTTGCCGTCTACGATGCCGGGGCGGAACGCCTGCTGGGTGAGGTCGCCTGCGACTTGAAACCCGGAAACAACCGGGTGCGGGTGGAGTTTACGCTTCGGAATCCCCGGTTGTGGTGGTGCAACGGGTTGGGATCCCCCGAACTTTACGATTTCCGCACGGAACTCTCCGTCGACGGCCGGATGGCAGACAGCCGGACGGTTACGACGGGCATCCGTTCGATTGAACTGGTGCGCGAACGGGATGCCGACGGGCAGAGTTTCTATTTCCGGCTCAATGGTGTCCGGGTCTTTGCTAAGGGAGCCAATTACATTCCTTCGGACAGTTTCCTGCCGCGGGTGACACGGGCTGATTACGAAAAGACCGTGGCAGATGCTGCGGCCGTGCACATGAACATGCTCCGGGTCTGGGGCGGCGGAATCTACGAGGACGATGCCTTTTATGACTTGTGCGACCGTTACGGGCTGCTTGTTTGGCAGGATTTTATGTTTGCCTGCAGCCTCTATCCGGCGGAAGGCGCGCTGCTCGAAAACATTCGTTGTGAGGCGGTGGACAATGTAAAGCGGTTGCGGAACCATCCGTCGATTGCCGTATGGTGCGGGAACAACGAAAACCAGACTGCCTGGTTCAGCTGGGGCTGGAAGGAGAACTATGAACGTCAGAATCCGGCCTGGGCCGAGAAGATCTGGAAAGAGTATGCCGACCAATACTTCGTTACGCTGGCCGATGTGGTCCGGGAGTACGGAAACGGAGTGGCTTACACGCCGTCGTCTCCCTTCTCCTCGCCCGACAAGGGGCAGGCCGACAACGAGGGCGACCGCCATTTCTGGGGCGTTTGGAATGCAACACACCCGATCTCGGCATTTCGGGACGAGCGCTCACGCTTCTTCAGCGAATATGGCTTCCAGTCGTTCCCTGAACTGGCGACGGTAATGCGCTATGCCCCTGAGGCGGAGGATTGGAATATCCTTTCCGATGCGATGATGTGGCATCAGCGGGGCGGCATGAATGCCAACGAGCGGATCCGGAAACAGCTGCTCAAGGAGTACCGCGAGCCGAAGGATTTCGAAAGTTTCCTCTATATGACCCAGATTCTGCAGGCGGATGCCGTCAAGATTGCCATGGAGGCGCATCGACGTGAAAAGCCCTATTGCATGGGGACGCTCTTCTGGCAGATTAACGATTGCTGGCCGGTAGCCTCCTGGTCGAGCCGGGACTATTACGGACGCTGGAAAGCGTTGCACTATTTTGCCGCTAAGGCTTTCGACGACATCCTCGTCTCGCCGGTGGCACGCGCCGGCAAACTGGAACTCTGGGTGGTTTCCGATCGGCAGCAAGCTGTCAACGGGTCGTTGGAGGCGGTTGCCTGGACGATGGACGGGAAACGTGCCGGAACGTTCCGGCAGTCTGTCCGCCTGCAGGCCGACGAGAGCCGAAAATGTGCCGAGATCGCTCTCGATGGACTTCTCGGCGGGCAGGCGCCCGAAGAGGTGGTCGTTCAGGTACTCTTCACACCCCGCGGGGAGCGGAAAATCTACTCCAACAACTGTTTCCTGGCAAAACAGAAGGAGATGGCTTATCCCGAAGTCCGGGTAGACACCGCTGCTGCGGCGACTGATTCCGGAATCCGCCTGACATTGCGTTGCGACGGCTTTGCCCGGGGCGTATGTCTCGGTTTGAACGATGCGGAGGGATTCTTCTCCGATAACTATTTCGATCTGATGCCCGGACATCCCGTGAGCGTAGAGGTGCGTACGGATCTCACTCCCGGAGAGTTCGTGCGGTTGTTGACCATTAAAACCTTGAGAGATGCCTACTGA
- a CDS encoding sulfatase — MPTDLNIIRGTAILVAGGCSVVAGCDRQTLKLDRLEGAQPRNVVFILSDDHRFDYMGFLGTIPWLETPAMDRMAREGAYVRNAFVTTSLSSPSRASILTGLYSHTHHVVDNAAPLPEGLTFFPEYLQQAGYTTAFFGKWHMGNDTGDPQPGFDHWEGIRGQGEYWNPRINIDGQWQEFRDSTYLGDLLTDHAIDFIREQKDAGKPFFVYLSHKGVHDPFQAPKRYEGCYADKEVPLPVSFRNPFYDITPTPNKDSRTGKPLSGSDYYGEEMKPDWVKRQRESWHGVDYAYNGRRDWQDEVRKYCETLRAVDESITRVLDSLREMGLDENTVVIYMGDNGFCWGEHGLIDKRHFYEESVRVPMLIRAPGLFPAGQVLEPMVQNVDIAPTILACAGLAKPEQMVGESFIPLLQGKEVPWRNRIFYEYYWEHEYPQTPTMHGVRTDDYKYIRYHGIWDTNEFYDLRKDPHELQNRIADPAYQEIIRQLDADLYDWLEQTDGMSIPLKRTVRPHGDHRNEGNY, encoded by the coding sequence ATGCCTACTGATCTGAATATCATACGGGGAACCGCGATACTGGTGGCTGGAGGGTGTTCCGTCGTGGCGGGTTGCGATCGCCAGACGTTGAAACTCGACCGCCTGGAAGGAGCACAGCCGCGCAACGTGGTTTTTATCCTTTCGGACGACCATCGCTTCGATTATATGGGTTTTCTGGGAACGATCCCCTGGCTCGAAACTCCGGCCATGGACCGGATGGCCAGGGAAGGAGCCTATGTCCGGAACGCTTTCGTGACCACGTCGCTCTCCTCACCGAGCCGGGCCTCGATCCTTACGGGACTCTATTCCCACACCCATCACGTCGTGGACAATGCCGCACCGCTGCCCGAAGGTCTGACCTTCTTCCCGGAATATCTCCAGCAAGCGGGTTATACGACCGCCTTCTTCGGAAAATGGCACATGGGAAACGATACGGGGGACCCCCAGCCGGGATTTGACCATTGGGAGGGAATCCGCGGACAGGGTGAATACTGGAATCCTCGTATCAACATCGACGGACAGTGGCAGGAGTTCCGCGACAGCACCTATCTGGGGGATCTGCTCACTGACCATGCCATTGACTTTATTCGCGAACAAAAGGATGCGGGCAAGCCGTTCTTCGTCTACCTTTCGCACAAGGGCGTACATGATCCGTTTCAAGCTCCGAAGCGTTACGAGGGGTGTTATGCGGACAAGGAGGTCCCGCTTCCCGTCTCCTTCCGGAACCCCTTCTACGATATTACGCCTACGCCCAACAAGGATTCCCGGACCGGAAAGCCCCTTTCGGGCAGCGACTACTACGGCGAGGAGATGAAGCCCGATTGGGTGAAACGCCAGCGGGAGAGTTGGCACGGTGTGGATTACGCCTACAACGGACGCCGGGACTGGCAGGATGAGGTGCGGAAGTATTGTGAGACGTTGCGGGCCGTTGATGAGAGTATCACCCGGGTACTGGACAGCCTCCGTGAAATGGGGCTCGATGAGAATACCGTGGTGATCTACATGGGCGACAACGGCTTCTGCTGGGGTGAGCATGGATTGATCGACAAACGTCATTTTTACGAGGAATCGGTCCGGGTGCCGATGTTGATCCGTGCTCCGGGGCTCTTCCCGGCGGGGCAGGTGCTCGAACCGATGGTCCAGAATGTCGACATAGCACCTACGATCCTGGCATGCGCCGGGCTGGCCAAACCGGAACAAATGGTCGGAGAATCTTTTATCCCGCTTCTGCAGGGGAAGGAGGTTCCGTGGCGAAACAGGATCTTCTACGAATACTACTGGGAGCACGAATATCCGCAAACTCCGACCATGCACGGTGTACGGACCGACGATTACAAGTACATCCGTTATCATGGCATTTGGGATACCAACGAATTCTATGACTTGCGCAAGGATCCGCACGAACTGCAGAACCGGATCGCCGATCCCGCTTATCAGGAGATTATCCGGCAACTCGATGCCGATCTTTACGACTGGCTGGAGCAGACCGACGGCATGTCGATTCCGTTGAAGCGGACGGTGCGGCCTCACGGAGACCACCGCAATGAGGGTAACTATTAA